Proteins from a genomic interval of Microthrixaceae bacterium:
- the dnaE gene encoding DNA polymerase III subunit alpha — MGDSFVHLHQHTEYSMLDGAARISDGVAAAAQDGQPAIGITDHGNMYGVLDFYKACNKVGVKPIIGFEAYMAHDSRHERPSRRSKKDDDSGGDVEGGKKLYYHLTLLAENNTGYKNLIQLSSRAFMEGYYYKPRLDWELLESHAEGVIATTGCLGGHVLQSLMNEGFDAAVEKAARLQDIFGRDNLFVEIQDHGIDDQIRTNPDLLRIAKKIQAPLLATNDSHYVHRDDAVSHDALLCVQTGSLISDKDRFRFHGDEHYLKTAEEMRYLFREVEVACDNTLWVAERADVQIEFGDALLPNFPLPEGFADDSEYLRHLTFEGARLRWGDPLPDNVVERLAYELKVIADMGFSSYFLITWDLIKHARDNGIRVGPGRGSAAGCAVAYTLWITDLDPIKYDLLFERFLNPSRISMPDIDMDFDTRYRDEMIRYAAEVYGRDHVAQIVTFSQIKARNAVRDAARVLGYPYAVGDKVAKAMPPLIMGRDTPLDACLEKKPKYEEGYAMAAELRAMYEAEPDVKAVIDVAKGLEGLRRSDGIHAAAVVITKDPLTTYLPIQRKPESGKPIEESPVVTQYEMGGVESLGLLKMDFLGLRNLDVISDALELISTKRGIDLDIDNVSLEDAKTYELLGRGDTIGVFQLEGTAMRALVRSLAPDKFEDVAALVALYRPGPMSVNMHNDYADIKNGRKAVSYFHPDAEDLLGDTYGLMIYQESVMRVAQKFAGYSLAEADNLRKACGKKIRELMAKERAGFVEGVVNTGYGEKLGTELFDIIERFADYAFNKSHSYGYGFIAYQTAYLKANFPAEYLSALLTSVKSSLEKAAVYLAECRVMGITVTVPDVNRSDVDFVPYLNEESGDGAGASKESLEISFGLSGIRGVGEALVEHIVRERRDNGAYVDFYDFCERVDMTVLNKRTVESLIKAGAFDSCGHPRQGLLSVYEQVIDQTVARRKERDMGVMSLFGEVEDTETSFNELPRVPDVEFDKKERLAFEKEMLGLYVSDHPLLGAERSLAKKVDCGLIDLAELEDGAMRTVGGVITGLQRKWTKKGDLMAVFNLEDLQTSVECMVFPKSMADHGHKLVDDAVVLVTGRVDKRDDQPKLIPRDIELFEPMVEGAPPLRIQVNPNQLSDDNIGRLHTLFQEFPGESEVFLHIGARQVLRLPDAFGVDIDSGLVGELRVLLGAEAIIV; from the coding sequence ATGGGTGACTCGTTCGTTCATCTTCATCAGCACACCGAGTACTCGATGCTCGATGGGGCGGCGCGCATTTCCGACGGGGTCGCGGCCGCAGCGCAGGACGGTCAGCCGGCGATCGGGATCACCGATCACGGCAACATGTACGGGGTGCTCGACTTCTACAAGGCGTGCAACAAGGTCGGGGTGAAGCCGATCATCGGTTTCGAGGCCTACATGGCCCACGACTCGCGTCACGAACGTCCGTCGCGCCGTTCGAAGAAGGACGACGACTCCGGCGGCGATGTCGAGGGGGGCAAGAAGCTCTACTACCACCTGACGTTGCTCGCCGAGAACAACACGGGCTACAAGAACCTCATCCAGCTCTCCAGCCGGGCCTTCATGGAGGGGTACTACTACAAGCCTCGCCTCGATTGGGAGTTGTTGGAGAGCCACGCCGAGGGCGTCATCGCAACCACCGGGTGCCTCGGTGGCCATGTGCTGCAGTCGCTGATGAACGAGGGGTTCGACGCGGCGGTGGAAAAGGCGGCGCGCCTGCAGGACATTTTCGGTCGCGACAACCTGTTCGTGGAGATTCAGGACCACGGAATCGACGACCAGATCCGCACCAATCCCGACCTGTTGAGGATCGCCAAGAAGATCCAGGCCCCGTTGCTGGCGACCAACGACAGTCACTATGTGCACCGTGATGACGCGGTGTCACACGACGCGCTGTTGTGTGTCCAGACCGGGTCGCTGATCAGCGATAAAGACCGGTTCCGGTTCCACGGCGACGAGCACTACCTCAAGACCGCCGAGGAAATGCGGTATCTGTTTCGCGAGGTGGAGGTGGCGTGCGACAACACGCTGTGGGTCGCCGAGCGAGCGGATGTTCAGATCGAATTCGGCGACGCGTTGCTGCCGAACTTCCCGTTGCCGGAAGGCTTTGCCGACGACAGCGAATATCTACGCCACCTGACCTTCGAGGGCGCACGCCTGCGCTGGGGCGACCCGCTGCCCGACAACGTCGTGGAACGCCTGGCCTACGAGCTCAAGGTCATCGCGGACATGGGCTTCAGCTCGTACTTCCTCATCACGTGGGACCTCATCAAACACGCCCGCGACAACGGGATCCGCGTCGGTCCGGGACGTGGTTCTGCGGCGGGCTGTGCGGTGGCTTACACGCTGTGGATCACCGACCTCGATCCGATTAAGTACGACCTGCTGTTCGAACGGTTCCTCAACCCGAGTCGTATCTCGATGCCCGACATCGACATGGACTTCGACACCCGGTACCGAGACGAGATGATCCGCTACGCGGCCGAGGTGTACGGGCGTGATCACGTCGCTCAGATCGTGACCTTCTCCCAGATCAAGGCCCGCAATGCGGTTCGCGATGCGGCCCGGGTGCTCGGGTACCCCTATGCGGTGGGCGACAAGGTCGCCAAGGCGATGCCGCCGCTCATCATGGGTCGCGATACGCCCCTCGACGCGTGCCTCGAGAAAAAGCCGAAGTACGAAGAGGGTTACGCCATGGCGGCCGAGCTTCGTGCCATGTATGAGGCCGAACCCGACGTGAAAGCGGTGATCGACGTCGCCAAGGGGCTCGAGGGGCTGCGCCGAAGCGACGGCATCCACGCGGCTGCGGTGGTGATCACCAAGGATCCGCTCACGACCTATCTGCCGATTCAGCGCAAGCCCGAGTCGGGCAAGCCGATCGAGGAGTCGCCGGTCGTCACCCAGTACGAAATGGGTGGGGTCGAGTCGCTCGGGTTGTTGAAGATGGACTTCCTGGGGTTGCGCAACCTCGACGTCATCAGCGACGCGTTGGAGTTGATCTCGACCAAACGCGGCATCGACCTCGACATCGACAACGTGTCGTTGGAAGATGCCAAGACCTACGAACTGTTGGGTCGGGGTGACACCATCGGGGTGTTCCAACTCGAGGGCACCGCCATGCGCGCGCTCGTGCGCTCGTTGGCGCCCGACAAGTTCGAAGATGTGGCCGCGCTGGTGGCGCTGTATCGCCCCGGGCCCATGTCGGTGAACATGCACAACGACTACGCCGACATCAAGAACGGGCGTAAGGCGGTGTCGTATTTCCACCCCGACGCGGAGGACCTGCTCGGCGACACCTACGGCCTGATGATCTATCAGGAATCGGTGATGCGCGTCGCGCAGAAGTTCGCGGGCTATTCCCTCGCCGAGGCCGACAACCTGCGCAAGGCGTGCGGAAAGAAAATCCGCGAGCTGATGGCCAAGGAGCGGGCGGGGTTCGTCGAGGGGGTCGTCAACACCGGGTACGGCGAAAAGCTCGGCACCGAACTGTTCGACATCATCGAACGCTTCGCCGACTACGCGTTCAACAAGAGCCACAGTTACGGCTACGGCTTCATCGCCTATCAGACCGCCTATCTCAAGGCGAACTTCCCCGCCGAGTACCTGTCCGCGTTGCTGACCTCGGTGAAGAGCTCGCTGGAAAAGGCGGCGGTGTATCTCGCCGAATGTCGGGTGATGGGCATCACCGTCACGGTGCCCGACGTGAACCGCTCCGATGTCGATTTCGTGCCCTACCTGAACGAAGAGTCGGGCGATGGCGCCGGCGCGTCGAAGGAGTCGCTCGAGATCTCCTTTGGGCTTTCGGGCATTCGTGGCGTGGGCGAGGCGCTCGTGGAACACATCGTGCGTGAGCGTCGCGACAACGGCGCCTACGTCGATTTCTACGACTTCTGCGAACGCGTCGACATGACCGTGCTGAACAAGCGCACGGTCGAGTCGCTCATCAAGGCCGGCGCCTTCGACAGTTGCGGACATCCCCGACAGGGGCTGCTGTCGGTCTACGAGCAGGTCATCGATCAGACCGTCGCGCGGCGCAAGGAACGCGACATGGGGGTCATGAGCCTCTTCGGCGAGGTGGAGGACACCGAGACCTCGTTCAACGAGTTGCCCCGGGTGCCCGACGTCGAGTTCGACAAGAAGGAGCGGCTGGCGTTCGAAAAGGAGATGTTGGGGCTGTATGTGTCGGACCATCCGCTGTTGGGGGCCGAACGTTCGCTCGCCAAGAAGGTCGATTGCGGGCTGATCGACCTCGCCGAACTCGAGGACGGGGCGATGCGCACCGTCGGCGGTGTCATCACCGGCCTGCAGCGCAAATGGACCAAAAAGGGCGACCTGATGGCCGTGTTCAACCTCGAGGATCTCCAGACCTCGGTGGAATGCATGGTGTTTCCCAAGTCGATGGCCGATCACGGGCACAAACTCGTCGACGACGCGGTGGTGTTGGTGACCGGTCGGGTCGACAAGCGAGACGATCAGCCCAAGCTCATCCCGCGCGACATCGAGTTGTTCGAACCGATGGTGGAGGGCGCGCCGCCGCTTCGGATCCAGGTGAATCCCAATCAGCTGTCCGACGACAACATCGGGCGCCTCCACACGCTGTTTCAGGAGTTTCCGGGCGAGTCCGAGGTCTTCTTGCACATCGGCGCCCGCCAGGTGCTGCGCCTGCCCGACGCGTTCGGCGTCGACATCGACTCCGGGCTGGTGGGCGAGTTGCGGGTGCTGCTCGGCGCCGAGGCGATCATCGTGTGA
- a CDS encoding alkaline phosphatase family protein, producing the protein MTSDSIPQPVLPDYGGACNAGIIPAVLGDPEEAPSWMPRGAIDADTTIVLVLDGLGWEQMQQRLSLLPTLAQFEAMPITTVAPSTTATALTSITTGLTPGEHGVIGYRIAIDRDVLNVLRWTTHRGDARGAIPPRTINPHDPFMSQRPPIVVRAEFEHSGFTAAHLHNARHMGYRMPSTMAIEVAHLAKRGEPFIYVYYDGIDKVAHEYGLDEHYDAELVAVDGILRYLISVMPKCAALVITADHGHIDCPDKVRPAPEVLSHVDFQSGEARFRWLHAMPGAAEDLYEAALAHHSDVAWVRSRQQCIEEGWFGPTVTAAAASRLGDVAIVPFEPVAFEEPTDTGPYDLKGRHGSLTAPEMYVPLLVHRT; encoded by the coding sequence GTGACGAGCGACTCCATTCCACAACCCGTGCTTCCCGACTACGGCGGGGCATGCAACGCCGGAATCATCCCGGCCGTCCTGGGCGATCCAGAGGAGGCTCCCTCCTGGATGCCTCGCGGCGCGATCGATGCCGACACGACGATCGTGCTGGTGCTCGACGGACTCGGCTGGGAACAGATGCAACAGCGTCTGTCGTTGTTGCCCACGCTGGCGCAGTTCGAGGCGATGCCGATCACCACCGTTGCCCCGTCGACCACCGCGACGGCGCTGACCTCGATCACGACGGGGTTGACGCCCGGCGAACACGGTGTGATCGGGTACCGAATCGCCATCGATCGCGACGTGTTGAACGTGTTGCGTTGGACGACTCATCGCGGCGATGCCCGCGGTGCGATTCCGCCGAGAACCATCAATCCCCACGATCCGTTCATGTCGCAGCGTCCGCCGATCGTGGTGCGTGCCGAGTTCGAACACTCCGGTTTCACCGCCGCGCACCTGCACAATGCCCGTCATATGGGGTATCGAATGCCCTCCACGATGGCCATCGAGGTGGCGCATCTGGCCAAGCGCGGCGAGCCGTTCATCTACGTGTATTACGACGGCATCGACAAGGTCGCGCATGAATACGGTCTCGACGAGCACTACGACGCCGAACTCGTCGCGGTCGACGGCATCTTGAGGTATCTCATTTCGGTCATGCCGAAGTGCGCCGCATTGGTGATCACCGCGGATCACGGCCACATCGACTGCCCCGACAAGGTCCGCCCGGCACCCGAGGTGCTCAGCCACGTCGATTTCCAATCGGGCGAAGCGCGTTTTCGATGGCTGCACGCGATGCCCGGCGCTGCGGAGGACCTCTATGAGGCGGCGCTCGCACACCACAGCGACGTGGCCTGGGTGCGCAGCCGCCAGCAGTGCATCGAGGAGGGGTGGTTCGGTCCGACGGTCACCGCCGCCGCGGCGTCGAGGCTGGGCGACGTCGCGATCGTTCCGTTCGAACCGGTGGCCTTCGAAGAGCCGACCGACACCGGCCCGTACGATCTGAAGGGCCGGCACGGCTCGCTCACGGCGCCCGAGATGTACGTTCCACTGCTGGTGCATCGCACCTGA
- a CDS encoding Rrf2 family transcriptional regulator, producing the protein MKVSTRGDYASRALLSLALHESDGPTSVRDIAERTGLPQPYLEQILLALKGAGLVRSKRGVGGGYVLARPPEEITLAEVVSAVDGPIQAGDFGKPHTNGSCDHEGQCVLLAIWGDVGDKMQQALTAYTLADISAISAGDRPWPESAGT; encoded by the coding sequence GTGAAGGTTTCCACCCGCGGCGACTACGCCTCACGAGCACTGCTGTCGCTCGCGCTCCACGAGTCCGACGGTCCGACCTCGGTGCGCGATATCGCCGAGCGCACCGGCCTGCCGCAGCCGTATCTCGAACAGATCCTCCTGGCGCTGAAGGGCGCCGGCCTCGTTCGTTCCAAGCGTGGCGTCGGCGGCGGCTATGTGCTCGCCCGTCCGCCCGAGGAGATCACCCTCGCCGAGGTCGTGAGCGCCGTCGACGGTCCGATTCAGGCGGGCGATTTCGGCAAACCCCACACCAACGGCTCATGTGACCACGAAGGGCAGTGCGTGTTGTTGGCGATCTGGGGAGACGTCGGCGACAAGATGCAACAGGCGCTCACCGCCTACACCCTCGCCGACATCTCGGCCATCAGCGCAGGCGATCGCCCCTGGCCGGAATCCGCCGGCACCTGA
- a CDS encoding RluA family pseudouridine synthase: MISEVIPPALSGERIDRVVAMLTGCTRAESAAAIAAQTVRIDDKVITKPSARVRTDQIVIVSEDPHIAEQPPVADASVEVPVVYADESVIVIDKPAGMIVHPGAGHDELTMVNGLLARFAELEDVGERHRPGIVHRLDKGTSGLMVVARTPQAYDDLVEQLATHAVEREYEALVWGLVEPATGTIDAPVGRSRRNPLLMTVSADGRFARTHYEVIEQFNDPQPMTRLRLRLETGRTHQIRVHLRSIGHPVAGDDVYGGRRPLLGITRPFLHARRLLFTHPSTGDDVEFHSELAEDLGALLGTLSWLTDAPVEELPDPFEGYDADGQPLEG; encoded by the coding sequence GTGATTTCCGAAGTCATCCCGCCAGCGCTCTCGGGCGAGCGAATCGACCGGGTCGTCGCGATGCTCACCGGGTGTACCCGGGCGGAATCGGCCGCAGCGATCGCCGCCCAGACCGTGCGAATCGACGACAAGGTCATCACGAAACCCTCGGCGAGGGTGCGCACCGATCAGATCGTCATTGTCAGTGAGGATCCCCACATCGCCGAGCAACCGCCGGTGGCCGACGCCTCGGTCGAGGTCCCGGTCGTCTACGCGGATGAGTCGGTCATCGTCATCGACAAGCCCGCGGGCATGATCGTGCATCCCGGAGCGGGCCACGACGAACTCACGATGGTCAATGGCCTGCTGGCCCGCTTCGCTGAACTTGAAGACGTGGGGGAGCGCCACCGGCCGGGAATCGTGCACCGCCTCGACAAGGGCACGTCGGGGCTCATGGTCGTCGCTCGGACACCGCAGGCCTACGACGACCTCGTCGAGCAACTCGCAACCCACGCGGTCGAACGAGAATATGAGGCGTTGGTGTGGGGGCTGGTCGAACCCGCCACCGGCACGATCGATGCCCCCGTCGGGCGATCCCGGCGCAATCCGTTGCTCATGACCGTCAGCGCCGATGGCCGCTTCGCCAGAACCCACTACGAGGTCATCGAGCAGTTCAACGATCCGCAGCCGATGACCCGTTTGCGCCTCCGGCTCGAAACCGGTCGAACCCACCAGATTCGGGTCCACCTGCGCAGCATCGGCCATCCGGTCGCCGGCGACGACGTCTACGGCGGGCGCCGCCCACTGTTGGGCATCACCCGACCGTTCCTCCACGCTCGTCGGCTGCTGTTCACCCACCCGAGCACCGGTGACGACGTCGAGTTCCACAGCGAACTCGCCGAGGACCTCGGAGCGCTTCTGGGCACGCTGTCGTGGCTCACCGACGCCCCCGTCGAGGAACTCCCCGATCCGTTCGAGGGATATGACGCCGATGGGCAACCGCTCGAGGGGTGA
- a CDS encoding signal peptidase II: MNSSDGNVVASTTTSATASAPSHRGLRTYLPMIAIALGVLVIDQITKAWANGDWIFSGLDRCNSLVERPALGFCLAFNEGMAFSIGWGSGALISIVVVSVIVTLAVFSRNVSLAQRLVMGAIVGGALGNLIDRGLRPAAPGTLDRGFMGGAVVDFIYSRYWATFNVADMAVVVGGFLLAVAVWRAPEEAPEPSTEPEPSTEP; encoded by the coding sequence GTGAACTCCTCCGACGGCAACGTCGTCGCGTCGACGACGACTTCGGCCACGGCGTCGGCGCCGTCGCACCGAGGTCTGCGTACCTACCTGCCGATGATCGCCATAGCGCTCGGCGTTTTGGTGATCGATCAGATCACCAAGGCCTGGGCGAACGGCGACTGGATCTTCAGCGGTCTCGATCGCTGCAATTCGTTGGTCGAGCGTCCGGCGCTCGGCTTTTGCCTGGCGTTCAACGAGGGGATGGCGTTCAGCATCGGCTGGGGGTCCGGCGCGCTCATCTCGATCGTGGTCGTGTCGGTGATCGTGACCCTCGCGGTGTTCTCGCGCAATGTCTCGCTCGCGCAGCGCCTCGTCATGGGAGCGATCGTCGGAGGAGCCCTCGGCAACCTCATCGACCGGGGATTGCGCCCGGCTGCGCCCGGAACGCTCGACCGCGGTTTCATGGGCGGCGCAGTGGTGGACTTCATCTACAGCCGCTACTGGGCGACCTTCAACGTCGCCGACATGGCGGTCGTCGTCGGTGGCTTTCTCCTGGCGGTGGCCGTCTGGCGCGCTCCCGAAGAAGCGCCGGAACCCAGCACCGAGCCGGAACCCAGCACCGAGCCGTGA
- a CDS encoding TraR/DksA C4-type zinc finger protein — protein MPAKKATTSKAATSAKKAAPAKKAPAKAPAAKKAPAKKAPAKAPAAKKAPAKKAPAKAATKSPAKAKAPAKAPAKKAATAKAPAKAPAKKAATAKAPAKKAPAKTAAKTAATAKAPAKTAPPVSPVRSVLGSLPRPGANPEPRLTTSPYDAKFLESQKAMLLDERATYSRQAEVLFEEAQSLTANREPGDVQFDEESGEGDTLAVARDQDLELAARARSTVEEIDAALERIANKTYGICAASGLAIPEERLKAIPWATERVEYKVGGFGRL, from the coding sequence ATGCCAGCGAAGAAGGCGACGACGTCCAAGGCAGCGACATCGGCGAAGAAGGCGGCTCCGGCCAAGAAGGCTCCGGCCAAGGCTCCCGCCGCAAAGAAGGCTCCGGCCAAGAAGGCTCCGGCCAAGGCTCCCGCCGCAAAGAAGGCTCCGGCCAAGAAGGCTCCGGCGAAGGCGGCGACCAAGTCTCCGGCGAAGGCGAAGGCCCCGGCCAAGGCACCTGCAAAGAAGGCCGCGACGGCGAAGGCCCCGGCCAAGGCTCCGGCAAAGAAGGCCGCGACGGCGAAGGCCCCGGCCAAGAAGGCGCCGGCGAAGACGGCCGCAAAGACGGCCGCGACGGCCAAGGCACCGGCAAAGACGGCCCCGCCGGTCTCTCCGGTCAGGTCGGTGTTGGGCTCGCTTCCTCGTCCGGGTGCGAATCCCGAGCCCCGCCTGACCACATCGCCCTACGACGCCAAGTTCCTGGAGTCGCAAAAGGCGATGCTGCTCGACGAGCGAGCGACCTACTCGCGTCAAGCCGAGGTCCTGTTCGAAGAGGCACAGTCGCTGACCGCGAATCGTGAACCCGGCGACGTGCAATTCGACGAAGAGTCCGGTGAGGGCGACACCTTGGCGGTGGCCCGCGACCAGGACCTCGAGCTGGCAGCGCGTGCCCGATCGACGGTCGAGGAAATCGACGCTGCGCTCGAACGCATCGCCAACAAGACCTACGGCATCTGTGCCGCCTCCGGCCTGGCGATTCCCGAGGAGCGCCTCAAGGCGATTCCGTGGGCGACCGAGCGGGTCGAATACAAGGTCGGCGGCTTCGGCCGTCTGTAG
- a CDS encoding DivIVA domain-containing protein has translation MDQTPQRLPYDFNEKFRGYDIDEVDAYLLQLSGQLDALGLERDDALARAGSAEQEIVRLREALSAAQAAAAVPAQAVVAPSPSSVSDEATAAEAARTLMLASQTAERAVAEAKSDAAKLVADATTNADRITRDARVEADRVVSAARASADQMTQEASEQAAREYGARRDEVLAEIATLDSERASSVTQLAAIETRVEEYRAALSGLVDHITAALDSPERMLRPPLPGIELPAPAQFRDTATDTAVDTGTGGASSPQSPTFLASAETGSSVSDPVVAAEPGEAQPAPAIADTFDSAESAEAESGAYGTDAGAPVPLQYLDPEAESASVDPGSFVVETDPVDFDTPSPLPAAEAFGEDSPAASPVDHAGFDTGFDEGWESPSEPQSQGASDPWAPGSWREVSGLSMTSDGFTPEPQPDYGVDAFAGDEPVAAVGLPEIGEDRYAQDLHEALAVSDGGEDEAMERFFGGDDERQTRRFGRRR, from the coding sequence ATGGACCAGACTCCACAGCGACTTCCGTATGACTTCAACGAGAAGTTCCGCGGCTATGACATCGATGAGGTCGACGCGTACCTGCTCCAGCTGAGCGGTCAGCTCGACGCACTTGGGTTGGAACGCGACGATGCGCTCGCACGTGCCGGTTCGGCCGAACAGGAGATCGTGCGCCTTCGCGAGGCGTTGAGTGCAGCGCAGGCTGCGGCGGCGGTGCCGGCGCAGGCCGTGGTTGCGCCGAGCCCTTCGTCGGTATCCGACGAGGCGACCGCTGCCGAGGCGGCGCGGACCCTGATGTTGGCGTCGCAGACTGCGGAGCGCGCGGTTGCGGAGGCCAAGTCCGATGCGGCCAAGCTCGTGGCCGACGCGACCACCAACGCCGACAGGATCACCCGCGATGCTCGAGTCGAGGCGGACCGCGTGGTCAGCGCCGCACGGGCGTCGGCCGACCAGATGACTCAGGAGGCGTCCGAGCAGGCCGCACGCGAGTATGGCGCTCGGCGCGACGAGGTGCTCGCGGAGATCGCAACGCTCGATTCGGAGCGGGCCTCAAGCGTCACCCAACTCGCCGCCATCGAGACGCGGGTGGAGGAGTACCGCGCTGCGTTGAGCGGGCTGGTCGATCACATCACCGCGGCGCTCGACAGCCCCGAGCGGATGCTTCGTCCGCCGCTGCCCGGAATCGAGCTTCCGGCGCCTGCGCAGTTCCGCGACACGGCTACCGATACGGCCGTCGACACGGGCACCGGCGGCGCTTCCTCCCCGCAGAGCCCAACCTTCCTGGCGAGTGCCGAAACCGGGTCCTCCGTCTCCGATCCGGTAGTTGCTGCGGAACCTGGCGAGGCGCAGCCTGCGCCGGCGATCGCCGACACCTTCGATTCGGCCGAGAGCGCCGAGGCGGAATCGGGTGCCTATGGCACCGATGCCGGTGCGCCGGTTCCGTTGCAGTATCTCGATCCGGAGGCGGAGTCGGCGAGTGTCGATCCCGGTTCGTTCGTCGTCGAGACCGACCCGGTCGACTTCGACACCCCCAGCCCACTTCCGGCCGCCGAGGCGTTCGGAGAGGACAGCCCCGCTGCGTCGCCGGTTGACCATGCCGGGTTCGATACGGGTTTCGATGAGGGATGGGAGTCCCCGTCGGAGCCCCAGAGCCAGGGTGCGAGCGATCCATGGGCCCCCGGGAGCTGGCGCGAGGTCAGCGGGTTGTCGATGACTTCCGACGGGTTCACCCCCGAGCCGCAGCCCGACTACGGCGTCGACGCCTTCGCGGGCGACGAACCCGTGGCCGCGGTCGGTCTGCCCGAGATCGGTGAGGATCGCTACGCCCAGGACCTTCACGAGGCGCTCGCCGTCTCCGATGGCGGCGAGGACGAGGCGATGGAGCGGTTCTTCGGCGGCGACGACGAGCGTCAGACGCGTCGCTTCGGCCGTCGTCGATAG
- a CDS encoding cell division protein SepF has translation MSGMLRKGMSWLGLGPDDGYDGYDDYDDYDDDDVYYDEPQVAPAPSNPVVRAVPNPAQRGAGPRSGGARGPSQRAASSRVEPDDDWGDSAEPSAVRVLPTAARTTTSAEPVRPRSSAVRPIPATPASARPHTVTPSSFNDAQEVGDHFKKNQPVIVILNELDRGLARRMLDFSSGVAYGLGGSVERLAASVYLLTPADVELSSEERRRLRERGILDD, from the coding sequence ATGTCGGGGATGCTGCGCAAGGGAATGTCATGGCTGGGGCTGGGTCCCGATGACGGCTATGACGGCTACGACGACTACGACGATTACGACGATGACGACGTCTACTACGACGAGCCTCAGGTCGCGCCGGCGCCTTCGAACCCGGTGGTGCGAGCGGTTCCCAACCCTGCCCAACGCGGCGCCGGTCCTCGTTCCGGCGGGGCGCGTGGGCCGTCGCAGCGAGCGGCGTCGAGCCGCGTCGAGCCCGATGACGACTGGGGCGATTCGGCCGAACCGTCGGCGGTTCGGGTGTTGCCCACCGCGGCTCGCACCACCACGTCGGCCGAGCCGGTCCGTCCGCGCTCCAGCGCCGTTCGGCCCATCCCGGCAACTCCCGCCAGCGCCCGTCCGCACACGGTGACCCCGAGCTCGTTCAACGACGCCCAAGAGGTTGGCGACCACTTCAAGAAGAATCAGCCGGTGATCGTGATTCTGAACGAACTCGATCGTGGGTTGGCACGCCGGATGCTCGATTTCTCGAGTGGTGTGGCGTATGGCCTCGGAGGCTCGGTCGAACGGCTGGCGGCATCGGTGTACCTGCTGACTCCAGCCGACGTCGAACTGTCGAGCGAGGAGCGTCGTCGCCTTCGCGAGCGCGGCATTCTCGACGACTGA
- a CDS encoding polyphenol oxidase family protein, with protein sequence MALRATFESPGRQPVSLAFSEAADGDFAIDSEAGVLGRTRQRLMAGPWTALRQVHGDRVMIVDAPGDHLGAEGDGLVTSVPGVVVAVQSADCVPVLFASVDGAEVVAAAHAGWRGLYEGIIERTVESMRELGAGAIRAWIGPCISAPHYEFSEADLTTMAFRFGPEVIAATVASRPALDVVAAARVALAGVGVDEISDEFAWCTATSTVNGEPQFASHRSRAEARRQAAAIRLGVPEATPAPGDHDTA encoded by the coding sequence GTGGCCCTTCGGGCGACGTTTGAATCACCGGGGCGCCAGCCGGTCAGCCTCGCGTTCTCCGAGGCCGCCGACGGTGACTTCGCCATCGACTCCGAGGCCGGTGTCCTCGGGCGTACCCGGCAACGTCTGATGGCGGGGCCGTGGACTGCGTTGCGTCAGGTCCACGGCGACCGCGTGATGATCGTCGACGCGCCGGGTGACCATCTCGGCGCCGAAGGCGACGGGCTCGTCACCTCGGTTCCCGGAGTGGTGGTCGCGGTGCAGAGCGCGGACTGCGTGCCGGTCCTGTTCGCATCGGTCGACGGTGCCGAGGTGGTCGCCGCAGCCCACGCAGGTTGGCGCGGACTGTATGAGGGCATCATCGAACGCACGGTTGAGTCGATGCGCGAGCTCGGCGCGGGAGCGATTCGAGCGTGGATCGGACCCTGTATTTCGGCGCCGCACTACGAGTTCTCCGAGGCCGACCTGACGACGATGGCGTTCCGGTTCGGTCCCGAGGTGATCGCTGCCACCGTCGCATCCCGTCCAGCGCTCGATGTCGTCGCGGCCGCCAGAGTCGCGCTCGCCGGTGTCGGGGTTGACGAGATTTCGGACGAATTCGCGTGGTGTACCGCGACCTCGACGGTGAACGGGGAACCGCAGTTCGCGTCCCATCGGAGCCGCGCTGAGGCGCGCCGCCAGGCGGCAGCAATTCGCCTCGGAGTACCTGAAGCGACGCCCGCACCCGGCGACCACGACACTGCGTAG